A single genomic interval of Porphyromonas sp. oral taxon 275 harbors:
- the ftsY gene encoding signal recognition particle-docking protein FtsY: MGLFGLFSRKKKEELNEGLAKSKESVFSKIARAVAGRSTIDDSVLDDLEDILVTSDVGVETTLKIIKRIEERVARDKYVSTSELSALLRDEIAQLLLESGSEDGESFALPEGKKPYVIMVVGVNGVGKTTTIGKLAHQFKGQGYSVMLGAGDTFRAAAIEQLDIWAQRVGVPIIKQHMSADPASVAFDTLSAAVKAGSDVVIIDTAGRLHNKVGLMNELTKIRRVMQKVLPDAPHEVLLVLDGSTGQNAFEQAKQFTAATEVNALAVTKLDGTAKGGVVIGISDQFKIPVKYIGLGEGIDDLQLFRKKAFVDSLFGE, encoded by the coding sequence ATGGGACTATTTGGACTCTTCTCCCGTAAGAAGAAGGAAGAGCTTAACGAAGGGCTCGCCAAGAGCAAGGAGAGCGTCTTCAGTAAGATCGCTCGAGCTGTGGCTGGGCGCAGTACCATCGACGACTCCGTGCTGGATGATCTAGAGGATATCCTCGTGACGAGTGATGTCGGGGTCGAGACGACCCTCAAGATCATCAAGCGAATAGAGGAGCGTGTAGCCCGAGACAAGTACGTCTCCACGAGTGAGCTGAGCGCCCTCCTTCGTGACGAGATCGCCCAGCTCCTACTGGAGAGCGGCTCGGAGGATGGAGAGAGCTTTGCCCTCCCCGAGGGGAAGAAGCCCTACGTCATCATGGTCGTCGGTGTCAACGGCGTGGGTAAGACCACGACCATAGGCAAGCTGGCCCATCAGTTCAAAGGGCAGGGCTACTCCGTGATGCTCGGGGCGGGAGACACCTTCCGCGCAGCCGCCATCGAGCAGCTCGACATCTGGGCGCAGCGTGTAGGTGTGCCCATCATCAAGCAGCATATGTCGGCCGACCCTGCCTCGGTAGCCTTCGACACGCTCAGCGCTGCAGTCAAGGCGGGCAGTGACGTGGTCATCATCGACACGGCAGGCCGCCTGCACAACAAGGTAGGGCTGATGAACGAGCTGACCAAGATCCGCCGCGTGATGCAGAAGGTCCTCCCCGATGCCCCACATGAGGTCCTCCTCGTCCTCGATGGCTCCACGGGGCAGAATGCCTTCGAGCAGGCCAAGCAGTTCACCGCAGCCACCGAGGTCAACGCCCTAGCGGTCACTAAGCTCGACGGCACGGCCAAGGGCGGTGTCGTCATCGGTATCTCCGATCAGTTCAAGATCCCAGTAAAGTATATCGGACTAGGCGAAGGCATTGACGACCTTCAGCTCTTCCGAAAGAAAGCATTTGTAGACTCCTTATTCGGAGAATGA
- a CDS encoding ribonucleoside-diphosphate reductase subunit alpha produces the protein MNQTRQEPWWYNDESRAVLDRGYLLNGETIHDAIDRITASVCQHLGELGTPELQERFKDAIYKGWLSLSSPIWTNAGTSRGLPISCQGCYIGDSIADITTKLGEVMMHTKMGAGTSAYFGSLRGRGASIANNGKSTGAVSFMKLFDTVMTVVTQGSRRGSFAAYLDIDHPDIEEFLAIKDIGNELQNIFYAVCVPDYWMVEMIEGDEAKRKIWARVLESRREKGLPYIWFSDTNNINKPEIYQYLGCNITHSNLCSEIALPDSDKETFICCLCSLNLALYDEWRDSDLPELAVMFLDGILSEYIAKTEGKKFLKYAANFAKRHRAIGIGVLGWHSYLQSKMIAFGSLQANQLTAEIFKQLQEKTTAESLRLAELLGPAPIFEEGSYQGVKYRNTTRLAVAPTTSSSSILGQVSPGIEPYSSNYYKVGLAKGNFIRKNRYLRELLESKGKDTYEVWREIMMNAGSVQHLDFLSDHEKEVFKTFREISQKDIIVQASIRQKYIDQSQSLNLNIPPEMPIKDLNRLIIEAWKLGVKGLYYQRSNSVSKDMLTNLVTCASCEA, from the coding sequence ATGAACCAAACAAGACAAGAACCCTGGTGGTACAACGATGAGTCCCGTGCGGTACTCGATCGCGGCTACCTCCTCAACGGGGAGACGATACACGATGCCATAGACCGCATCACAGCCTCGGTGTGCCAGCACCTGGGCGAGCTCGGCACACCCGAGCTGCAGGAGCGATTCAAGGATGCCATCTACAAGGGATGGCTGTCCCTCTCCTCCCCTATCTGGACCAATGCCGGCACCTCTCGTGGGCTGCCTATATCCTGCCAGGGATGCTATATCGGGGATAGCATCGCCGACATCACGACCAAGCTCGGCGAGGTGATGATGCACACCAAGATGGGTGCGGGGACCTCTGCCTACTTCGGTTCGCTCCGCGGCCGTGGGGCTTCGATCGCCAACAATGGGAAGTCCACAGGCGCTGTATCCTTCATGAAGCTCTTTGACACGGTGATGACCGTCGTCACGCAGGGCTCGCGTCGTGGCTCCTTCGCCGCCTATCTCGATATTGACCATCCGGACATCGAGGAGTTCCTTGCCATCAAGGACATCGGTAACGAGCTGCAGAATATCTTCTACGCCGTATGCGTCCCCGACTACTGGATGGTAGAGATGATCGAGGGCGATGAGGCCAAGCGCAAGATCTGGGCACGCGTCCTCGAGTCGCGCCGAGAGAAGGGACTCCCCTACATCTGGTTCAGCGACACGAATAATATCAACAAGCCCGAGATCTATCAGTACCTCGGCTGCAACATCACCCATAGCAACCTCTGCAGCGAGATCGCTCTGCCCGACTCGGACAAGGAGACCTTCATCTGCTGCCTCTGTTCGCTCAACCTCGCCCTCTACGATGAGTGGCGCGACAGCGATCTGCCCGAGCTGGCGGTGATGTTCCTTGACGGCATCCTCTCCGAGTACATCGCCAAGACGGAGGGTAAGAAGTTCCTCAAGTACGCGGCTAACTTCGCCAAGCGTCACCGCGCTATCGGCATCGGCGTCCTCGGCTGGCACTCCTACCTGCAGAGCAAGATGATCGCCTTCGGGTCACTCCAGGCCAACCAGCTGACGGCCGAGATCTTCAAGCAGCTCCAGGAGAAGACCACGGCCGAGAGCCTGCGCCTGGCAGAGCTCCTCGGGCCAGCGCCTATCTTCGAGGAAGGCAGCTATCAGGGCGTCAAGTACCGCAATACAACGCGCCTAGCTGTCGCCCCGACGACTTCCTCTTCCTCCATCCTCGGCCAGGTCAGCCCTGGCATCGAGCCCTACTCGAGCAACTATTATAAGGTAGGGCTGGCTAAGGGGAACTTCATTCGTAAGAACCGCTACCTGCGTGAGCTCCTCGAGAGCAAGGGCAAGGATACCTATGAGGTATGGCGTGAGATCATGATGAATGCAGGCTCGGTGCAGCACCTCGACTTCCTGAGCGACCACGAGAAGGAGGTCTTCAAGACCTTCCGCGAGATCTCTCAGAAGGACATCATCGTGCAGGCCTCCATCCGTCAGAAGTATATCGACCAGTCGCAGAGCCTCAACCTCAACATCCCGCCCGAGATGCCGATCAAGGACCTCAACCGCCTCATCATCGAGGCCTGGAAGCTCGGGGTGAAGGGGCTCTACTATCAGCGCAGCAATAGTGTCTCCAAGGATATGCTCACCAACCTGGTGACCTGCGCCAGCTGCGAGGCTTAG
- a CDS encoding ribonucleotide-diphosphate reductase subunit beta produces MIFDKRTEYKPFEYPEVQVFIDNMNRTFWVHSEVDFSDDIQDFKTQLSDTEREVIKRSLLAIAQVEVTVKTFWGKLYDFLPKPEFNDLGATFSESECRHSSAYARLLEVVGLEEEFKRILEVPVFKRKLELTEEHLTSQQDFIHKLFFFTIVIENSSLFSQFANMVAFSHFRGMLKNTANMVSWSSIDEQCHADAGVYIINKIFEERPDLRLDYSEVERMVRSYLSYEEELLNWIYEPGELDFFSKQDMLNFMKYRVDKALTQMSYGQVYNISTEQYMPMEWFDEYVFANDLDDFFAKRPTAYTKHDKPVTANDLF; encoded by the coding sequence ATGATTTTCGATAAGCGCACGGAGTACAAGCCCTTCGAGTACCCCGAGGTTCAGGTCTTCATCGACAATATGAACCGTACCTTCTGGGTACACTCGGAGGTGGACTTCAGCGACGACATACAGGACTTCAAGACGCAGCTCAGCGACACGGAGCGTGAGGTCATCAAGCGAAGCCTCCTGGCCATCGCCCAGGTAGAGGTGACGGTCAAGACCTTCTGGGGGAAGCTCTACGACTTCCTCCCCAAGCCTGAGTTCAACGACCTCGGGGCTACCTTCAGCGAATCCGAATGCCGCCACTCCTCGGCCTATGCTCGTCTCCTGGAGGTCGTCGGGCTGGAGGAGGAATTCAAGCGCATCCTTGAGGTGCCCGTCTTCAAGCGCAAGCTGGAGCTCACGGAGGAGCATCTGACGAGCCAGCAGGACTTCATCCATAAGCTCTTCTTCTTCACCATCGTCATCGAGAACTCCTCGCTCTTCTCGCAGTTCGCCAATATGGTGGCCTTCTCCCACTTCCGTGGTATGCTGAAGAACACGGCAAACATGGTCTCCTGGAGCAGTATCGATGAGCAGTGCCACGCCGATGCGGGGGTATACATTATTAATAAGATCTTCGAGGAGCGCCCAGACCTTCGCCTCGACTACAGCGAGGTAGAGCGTATGGTGCGTAGCTACCTGAGCTACGAGGAGGAGCTGCTCAACTGGATCTACGAGCCTGGGGAGCTGGACTTCTTCAGCAAGCAGGACATGCTGAACTTCATGAAGTACCGTGTCGACAAGGCCCTGACGCAGATGTCCTACGGGCAGGTCTACAACATCAGCACCGAACAATACATGCCCATGGAGTGGTTTGATGAGTACGTGTTCGCCAACGACCTTGACGACTTCTTCGCCAAGCGTCCGACCGCCTACACCAAGCACGACAAACCCGTCACCGCTAACGACCTATTCTAG
- the nspC gene encoding carboxynorspermidine decarboxylase, which produces MTQAPSLDTLKLPSPSYVLEEDKLRANLSLIRSVADRAGVEIILAFKAYALWKTFPIIREYIAHSTASSIWEAQLAYEEMGAKAHTFSPAYNEEEFPMILRYSSHVSFNSLSQIERMRPLMPRDGSVSFGLRINPEYSAVETDLYNPCAPGSRFGVPACELSELPEGIEGLHFHSLCEGSAEDLEVTLGLIERNFAHILPRIKWLNMGGGHLMTRKGYDVERLVRVLQEFKARHPQLQLILEPGSAFAWQTGFLTSRIVDIVEHHGIRTAIVDVSFTCHMPDCLEMPYQPAIRGAKTSGEYRPEAHCYRIGGNSCLSGDFIGYWEFDHPLEIGEQIIFEDMLHYTTVKTTMFNGISHPSISLLRSSGEVELLRTFDYSDYKGRMD; this is translated from the coding sequence GTGACTCAAGCCCCATCCCTAGATACCCTCAAGCTACCTTCACCGAGCTACGTCCTCGAGGAAGATAAGCTGAGAGCCAACCTAAGCCTTATCCGTAGTGTCGCCGACCGTGCAGGCGTGGAGATCATCTTAGCCTTCAAGGCCTATGCCTTGTGGAAGACCTTCCCCATCATACGTGAGTACATCGCCCACAGCACGGCCAGCTCCATATGGGAGGCGCAGCTAGCCTATGAGGAGATGGGCGCTAAGGCGCATACCTTCAGTCCCGCCTATAACGAGGAGGAGTTCCCCATGATCCTACGCTACAGCTCGCACGTTAGCTTCAACTCGCTATCGCAGATCGAGCGTATGCGCCCCTTGATGCCACGTGACGGCAGCGTGTCCTTCGGGCTGCGCATCAATCCCGAGTACTCAGCGGTCGAGACCGACCTATATAATCCCTGTGCCCCAGGCTCACGCTTCGGCGTCCCTGCCTGCGAGCTCTCAGAGCTCCCCGAGGGGATCGAGGGGTTGCACTTCCACTCCCTTTGCGAGGGCTCGGCAGAGGACCTCGAGGTAACGCTTGGCCTCATCGAGCGTAACTTTGCCCATATTCTCCCCCGCATCAAGTGGCTGAATATGGGCGGCGGACACCTGATGACGCGTAAGGGCTACGACGTGGAGCGCCTCGTGCGCGTGCTGCAGGAGTTCAAGGCACGTCATCCCCAGCTCCAGCTCATCCTCGAGCCTGGGAGTGCCTTCGCCTGGCAGACCGGCTTCCTCACCTCTCGCATCGTCGACATCGTGGAGCACCACGGGATACGTACAGCCATCGTCGACGTCTCCTTCACCTGCCACATGCCTGACTGCCTCGAGATGCCCTATCAGCCTGCGATCCGCGGGGCTAAGACCAGCGGGGAGTATCGTCCCGAGGCCCATTGCTATCGTATCGGGGGGAATAGCTGTCTGAGTGGCGACTTCATCGGCTACTGGGAGTTCGACCACCCCCTAGAGATCGGCGAGCAGATCATCTTTGAGGATATGCTGCACTACACGACGGTCAAGACTACGATGTTCAACGGGATCTCCCACCCCAGCATCAGTCTGCTGAGGAGCTCAGGCGAGGTAGAGCTGCTACGCACCTTTGACTACAGCGACTACAAGGGGCGTATGGACTAG
- a CDS encoding dihydroorotate dehydrogenase, producing the protein MMNTLDTRVHIGRGLYIKNPVMTASGTYGYGLEYEDFVELQRLGGIMVKGTTLHARQGNPYPRMAETPAGMLNAVGLQNKGVDYFCEHIYPSIKDYDTAMIVNVSGSQVEDYIATAERINALERIPAIELNISCPNVKEGGMAFGVTCAGAASVVRAVRAVYDKTLIVKLSPNVTDITEIARAVEAEGADAVSMINTLLGMAIDAERRRPVLSTVTGGLSGPAVKPIALRMVWQTAQAIKLPIIGMGGIATASDAIEFLLAGASAIEVGTYNFVDPTATVKIVDGIEDYMRRHGFASVSDLVGALQLPSKG; encoded by the coding sequence ATGATGAATACACTAGATACGCGCGTACATATCGGGCGAGGGCTCTACATCAAGAATCCCGTCATGACGGCCTCGGGCACCTACGGCTATGGCCTAGAGTACGAGGACTTCGTAGAGCTGCAGCGCCTCGGCGGGATCATGGTCAAGGGGACGACGCTGCATGCGCGCCAGGGGAATCCCTATCCGCGTATGGCCGAGACCCCAGCGGGGATGCTCAATGCCGTAGGGCTGCAGAATAAGGGCGTCGACTACTTCTGTGAGCACATCTACCCGAGCATCAAGGACTACGATACGGCTATGATCGTCAACGTGAGTGGCTCGCAGGTAGAGGACTATATCGCTACGGCAGAGCGCATCAATGCCCTAGAGCGCATCCCTGCCATCGAGCTCAATATCTCTTGCCCCAATGTCAAGGAGGGCGGTATGGCCTTCGGCGTGACCTGTGCTGGGGCTGCCTCCGTGGTGCGCGCCGTACGCGCCGTCTACGACAAGACGCTCATCGTCAAGCTCTCGCCCAATGTCACGGACATCACCGAGATCGCCCGTGCCGTAGAGGCAGAGGGGGCGGATGCCGTCTCTATGATCAATACGCTCCTCGGCATGGCCATCGATGCCGAGCGTCGCCGTCCCGTCCTCTCGACGGTCACAGGAGGGCTCTCGGGACCTGCGGTCAAGCCCATAGCGCTGCGTATGGTCTGGCAGACGGCGCAGGCGATCAAGCTGCCCATCATCGGTATGGGAGGGATCGCCACTGCCAGTGACGCCATCGAGTTCCTGCTCGCAGGGGCCTCCGCGATCGAGGTCGGTACCTATAACTTTGTCGACCCCACGGCCACAGTCAAGATCGTAGACGGCATCGAGGACTATATGCGCCGTCATGGCTTCGCCTCAGTCAGTGACCTAGTCGGGGCTCTCCAGCTGCCCTCCAAGGGCTAG
- a CDS encoding dihydroorotate dehydrogenase electron transfer subunit: MKKYSLRFRLVETQALGAGNHLLRLVLPREAGDFPEMRPGQFVQVAVPGGFVLLRRPISICNVLPEQRELWLLIARVGTGTSVLTQLPDGTELSLLLPLGNTFPMEGVHRPLLIGGGVGIAPMLYLARAFAARGLRPSILLGGRTAGHIVLREHFEALGDVYYTTDDGSDGLKGRVTDHPILSEGAFDRIYTCGPKVMMLAVARVAEASGIPCFVSLENTMACGIGACLCCVEDLVDQGNTCVCTEGPVFDSRLLKK; the protein is encoded by the coding sequence ATGAAAAAATATTCCCTCCGCTTTAGGCTCGTGGAGACGCAGGCACTGGGTGCAGGCAACCACTTGCTGCGCCTGGTGCTGCCCCGTGAGGCTGGAGACTTCCCCGAGATGCGCCCGGGGCAGTTCGTCCAGGTCGCTGTACCTGGTGGCTTTGTCCTGCTCAGACGCCCCATATCGATCTGTAATGTGCTGCCCGAGCAGCGCGAGCTATGGCTACTCATCGCACGGGTGGGCACGGGCACCTCTGTCCTCACGCAGCTCCCCGACGGTACGGAGCTTAGCCTCCTGCTCCCGCTGGGCAACACCTTCCCTATGGAGGGCGTACATCGCCCCCTGCTCATCGGTGGAGGTGTCGGCATAGCGCCTATGCTCTATCTGGCGCGGGCCTTTGCCGCGCGTGGCCTCCGCCCGAGCATTCTCCTGGGGGGGCGCACAGCAGGGCATATCGTGCTGCGCGAGCACTTCGAGGCGCTGGGGGATGTCTACTATACGACGGATGACGGCTCGGATGGCCTCAAGGGCAGGGTGACCGATCATCCCATTCTCTCGGAGGGAGCCTTTGATCGCATCTATACCTGCGGGCCCAAGGTGATGATGCTCGCGGTAGCACGGGTCGCCGAGGCAAGTGGGATCCCCTGCTTCGTCTCCCTGGAGAACACTATGGCCTGCGGTATCGGAGCCTGCCTCTGCTGCGTGGAGGACCTCGTCGACCAGGGCAACACCTGTGTGTGCACTGAGGGGCCTGTCTTCGATTCCCGCCTACTCAAGAAATAA
- a CDS encoding helix-turn-helix domain-containing protein: MADFLDLGAISQRLRELYERSGMMAKEFAAKVGIAQSTLSGILNAKQEINVPIINKVIATHSAEELDPYWLLFGGGEALPLEGASQLPRADAAADSPALALLLDRLEAQCLEIERLKAELAALSHTRSIDHIAIYYSDHSFERFRSELPTE, translated from the coding sequence ATGGCAGACTTTCTCGACCTCGGAGCTATCTCTCAACGCTTGCGAGAGCTCTACGAACGAAGTGGGATGATGGCAAAGGAATTTGCTGCGAAGGTGGGCATAGCTCAATCGACCCTCTCGGGTATCCTCAATGCCAAGCAGGAGATCAATGTCCCCATCATCAATAAGGTTATCGCGACGCATAGCGCTGAGGAGCTGGATCCCTATTGGCTACTCTTCGGAGGCGGTGAGGCGCTTCCCCTCGAGGGGGCGAGTCAGCTTCCTCGTGCGGATGCTGCAGCAGATAGTCCAGCCTTAGCTCTGCTGCTGGATCGGCTGGAGGCGCAGTGCCTAGAGATCGAGCGGCTGAAGGCCGAGCTGGCAGCGCTCAGCCACACGAGGAGCATAGACCACATCGCCATCTACTACAGTGATCATAGCTTCGAGCGCTTCCGCAGCGAGCTCCCTACAGAGTAG
- the cdd gene encoding cytidine deaminase gives MERSIKINYQVLQRSELSEEQLRLEVAALKAAEGAYAPYSHFHVGAAVLLDNGEIVTGSNQENAAYPSGICAERTALFWAASQWPEAAVECLAIVATNEAGRVPFISPCGACRQVILETATRYHPFPVLLCGEQEAFLLEDSRQLLPFGFDGSAL, from the coding sequence ATGGAGAGAAGCATCAAGATCAACTACCAGGTGCTCCAGCGCAGCGAGCTATCCGAGGAGCAGCTACGCCTAGAGGTCGCCGCACTCAAGGCGGCCGAGGGAGCCTACGCCCCCTACAGCCACTTCCATGTAGGGGCAGCCGTTCTGCTCGATAATGGCGAGATCGTGACGGGCTCCAACCAAGAGAACGCTGCCTACCCCTCGGGGATCTGCGCCGAGCGTACGGCCCTCTTCTGGGCAGCCTCCCAGTGGCCCGAGGCGGCAGTAGAGTGCCTGGCCATCGTGGCGACGAACGAGGCTGGGCGCGTCCCCTTCATCTCCCCCTGCGGTGCCTGTCGCCAGGTCATCCTCGAGACCGCTACCCGCTACCACCCATTCCCCGTGCTCCTCTGCGGGGAGCAAGAGGCCTTCCTGCTGGAGGACTCCCGTCAGCTGCTGCCCTTCGGCTTTGATGGTAGTGCCCTATAG